The Nocardia arthritidis genome has a window encoding:
- a CDS encoding aspartate carbamoyltransferase catalytic subunit, giving the protein MRHLLTVTDLDRDTATQLLDEAERFEQALLGREVKKLPTLRGRTVMTVFYENSTRTRVSFEVAGKWMSADVINVSASSSSVSKGESLRDTALTLHAAGADALIVRHPASGAAHQIARWMDAWAVSSGRATGPAIINAGDGTHEHPTQALLDALTLRQRLGDIAGKRVVIVGDILHSRVARSNVFLLNTLGAEVVLVAPRTLLPVGVDAWPARVSHALDAELPGADAVLMLRVQAERMNGGFFPSAREYSVNYGLSERRLALLDEQAVVLHPGPMLRGMEIAHAVADSSKAAILQQVTNGVHMRMAVLFRLLVGTQEAIA; this is encoded by the coding sequence GTGAGGCATCTCCTGACGGTGACGGATCTGGATCGCGACACCGCCACGCAGCTGCTCGACGAGGCCGAACGCTTCGAACAGGCGCTGCTCGGCCGCGAGGTGAAGAAGCTGCCGACGCTGCGCGGGCGCACCGTGATGACGGTCTTCTACGAGAACTCCACCCGCACCAGGGTTTCGTTCGAGGTGGCGGGCAAGTGGATGAGCGCGGATGTGATCAATGTCAGCGCGAGCAGTTCGTCGGTGTCGAAGGGTGAATCGCTGCGCGATACCGCGCTCACCCTGCACGCGGCGGGCGCGGACGCGCTGATCGTCCGGCATCCGGCCTCCGGCGCGGCACACCAGATCGCCCGCTGGATGGATGCCTGGGCGGTATCCTCCGGCCGCGCAACGGGTCCCGCGATCATCAACGCCGGCGACGGTACGCACGAGCATCCGACGCAGGCGCTGCTCGACGCGCTGACGCTGCGGCAGCGGCTCGGCGATATCGCGGGTAAGCGGGTGGTGATCGTCGGCGACATCCTGCACAGCCGGGTGGCCCGGTCGAACGTCTTCCTGCTGAATACGCTTGGCGCGGAAGTGGTTCTGGTCGCCCCGCGCACGCTGCTGCCGGTCGGCGTAGACGCGTGGCCCGCCCGCGTCTCGCATGCGCTCGACGCCGAATTGCCCGGCGCCGACGCGGTTCTGATGCTGCGGGTGCAGGCGGAGCGGATGAACGGCGGATTCTTCCCGTCGGCCCGTGAGTATTCGGTCAACTACGGGCTGTCCGAGCGCAGGCTCGCGCTGCTCGACGAGCAGGCGGTGGTGCTGCATCCCGGCCCGATGCTGCGCGGCATGGAGATCGCGCACGCGGTCGCCGATTCCTCGAAAGCGGCCATCCTGCAACAGGTTACGAACGGTGTGCATATGCGGATGGCGGTGCTGTTCCGGCTGCTGGTCGGGACGCAGGAGGCGATCGCATGA
- the pyrR gene encoding bifunctional pyr operon transcriptional regulator/uracil phosphoribosyltransferase PyrR codes for MAVPEERAAKSGAAEVSQRHTPEWVAAGRELLSASDVGRTIARIAHQIIEKTALDSGEPDTPRVVLIGIPTRGTTLATRLTDKIEEFAGVRPALGSLDITLYRDDLRSRPHRPLERTSVPEGGIEDALVVLVDDVLFSGRTVRSALDGLRDLGRPRAVQLAVLIDRGHRELPIRADYVGKNVPTSRSEDISVLLTETDGRDGVYLHQGDEA; via the coding sequence ATGGCTGTGCCCGAGGAACGGGCCGCCAAGTCCGGCGCTGCCGAGGTATCGCAGCGACACACACCCGAATGGGTGGCGGCGGGGCGGGAGCTGTTGTCGGCTTCCGATGTCGGCCGGACCATCGCGCGCATCGCGCATCAGATCATCGAGAAGACCGCCCTCGATTCGGGTGAACCGGATACCCCGCGGGTGGTGCTGATCGGCATTCCGACCCGCGGCACCACGCTGGCGACGCGGTTGACCGACAAGATCGAGGAGTTCGCCGGCGTCCGCCCGGCCCTCGGCTCGCTCGACATCACCCTCTACCGCGACGATCTGCGCAGCCGTCCACATCGCCCACTCGAACGCACCTCGGTGCCCGAGGGCGGTATCGAGGACGCGCTGGTGGTGCTGGTAGACGACGTCCTCTTCTCCGGGCGCACCGTGCGCTCCGCGCTGGACGGCCTGCGCGATCTCGGCCGCCCGCGCGCGGTACAGCTGGCCGTGCTGATCGACCGCGGCCACCGCGAGCTGCCGATCCGCGCCGACTACGTCGGCAAGAACGTTCCAACCTCACGCTCCGAGGACATCTCGGTGCTGCTCACCGAAACCGATGGCCGCGACGGGGTTTACCTGCACCAGGGGGATGAAGCGTGA
- a CDS encoding SAM-dependent methyltransferase — MTQARGSVPIDGVAMTAVGVAVIRARESQRPDRLYDDPLARTFVEAARAGFAETEGGVDRWSRIEAVADAFYAGRSVAVRLVDDAVRAGIESGCRQVVLIGAGLDTRAFRMPLPAGTRWFEIDLPELFAFKEPVLAAAGAVPGCVRAVIAQDLRGDWAKSLREQGFRPDEPTQWVDEGAIPYLPHEDALRVVATITELSAPGSRFGVARLKADLNQPHYHELAELVGGDPEWTPHGLGPGAEDWLREHGWRTEFRGWDEMVAGLDRPAALNDPDVGTVLAIRE; from the coding sequence ATGACGCAGGCGCGGGGATCTGTACCGATCGACGGTGTCGCGATGACAGCGGTCGGTGTCGCGGTGATCAGGGCGCGGGAGTCGCAGCGGCCGGACCGGCTGTACGACGACCCGCTGGCGCGGACATTCGTCGAGGCCGCGCGCGCCGGTTTCGCCGAAACCGAAGGGGGAGTCGACCGTTGGTCGCGCATCGAGGCGGTCGCCGACGCGTTCTACGCCGGGCGGTCGGTGGCGGTGCGGCTGGTGGACGACGCCGTGCGCGCCGGTATCGAAAGCGGTTGCCGCCAAGTGGTTCTGATCGGCGCCGGACTCGATACCCGAGCCTTCCGGATGCCGTTGCCCGCGGGGACGCGCTGGTTCGAGATCGATCTGCCGGAACTGTTCGCGTTCAAGGAGCCGGTGCTCGCGGCGGCCGGTGCGGTGCCGGGGTGCGTGCGCGCGGTCATCGCGCAGGACCTGCGCGGCGATTGGGCGAAATCCTTGCGGGAGCAGGGTTTCCGGCCGGATGAACCGACGCAGTGGGTCGACGAGGGCGCGATTCCCTATCTGCCGCACGAGGATGCGCTCCGGGTGGTGGCCACCATCACCGAATTGTCCGCGCCCGGTAGCCGTTTCGGCGTCGCTCGATTGAAGGCGGACCTGAACCAACCGCATTATCACGAGCTTGCCGAACTTGTCGGCGGCGACCCGGAGTGGACACCGCACGGCCTCGGCCCGGGCGCCGAGGACTGGTTGCGTGAGCACGGCTGGCGCACCGAATTCCGCGGCTGGGACGAGATGGTCGCCGGACTCGATCGCCCCGCGGCACTGAACGACCCCGATGTCGGCACCGTGCTCGCTATTCGCGAGTAG
- a CDS encoding TetR/AcrR family transcriptional regulator: MDARRSDTRERIRAVAMELFAERGYDKTSLREIAERLGVTKAALYYHFRTKEDIVASLADELTRGIDEIVTWAEAQPPSRERAQGILTRYGVLMHGLGRDMIRFWAENQPAFRDLGFGTSLRYKFRVLADLMTEPDDAALAAFHARQALLAVSWSLTMMGDLELDRDEQAAAAAAIANDILARM; the protein is encoded by the coding sequence ATGGACGCGCGCCGAAGCGATACCCGCGAACGCATCCGGGCCGTCGCCATGGAACTGTTCGCCGAACGCGGCTACGACAAGACCTCGCTGCGCGAGATCGCCGAACGCCTCGGGGTCACCAAAGCCGCGCTCTACTACCATTTCCGCACCAAAGAGGACATTGTCGCGAGCCTGGCCGACGAGTTGACCCGCGGCATCGATGAGATCGTCACCTGGGCCGAGGCCCAGCCGCCGAGCCGGGAGCGAGCGCAAGGGATCTTGACGCGCTACGGGGTCCTGATGCACGGGCTCGGCCGGGACATGATCCGCTTCTGGGCCGAAAACCAGCCCGCCTTCCGCGATCTCGGCTTCGGCACCAGCCTGCGCTACAAGTTCCGCGTGCTGGCCGACCTGATGACCGAACCCGATGACGCCGCACTCGCCGCCTTCCACGCGCGACAGGCGCTGCTGGCCGTCAGCTGGAGCCTGACCATGATGGGCGATCTGGAACTCGACCGGGACGAGCAGGCCGCCGCGGCGGCGGCAATCGCGAACGACATACTCGCCAGAATGTGA
- a CDS encoding GNAT family N-acetyltransferase, giving the protein MPQAELHTPRIALVPLSDEHLEYEIELDAEPEVMRYLGSGEPRARAEVERLHGRRMAAAERVGGLGFWVGFVDGDFVGWWLLTPPDRPDQGPVVGQGELGYRLLPRYWRKGLASEGARELIRHGFADLGLTRIFAETMAVNAASRATMNSVGLEYVRTFEQHWEKPIPGSEHGEVEYAITRERWLALRDKVIG; this is encoded by the coding sequence GTGCCACAAGCCGAATTACATACCCCGCGCATCGCGCTGGTCCCATTGTCCGACGAACATCTCGAGTACGAGATCGAACTGGATGCCGAGCCGGAGGTGATGCGCTACCTCGGCAGCGGCGAACCGCGGGCGCGCGCGGAGGTCGAGCGGTTGCACGGGCGGCGCATGGCGGCGGCCGAACGGGTGGGAGGACTCGGTTTCTGGGTCGGGTTCGTCGATGGTGATTTCGTGGGGTGGTGGTTGCTCACGCCGCCCGATCGGCCGGATCAGGGACCGGTGGTGGGCCAGGGCGAACTCGGATATCGGCTGTTGCCCCGTTATTGGCGAAAAGGTTTGGCGAGCGAGGGGGCGCGCGAGCTGATCCGGCACGGGTTCGCCGATCTCGGGCTCACCCGGATCTTCGCCGAGACCATGGCGGTGAACGCCGCGTCTCGCGCGACCATGAATTCCGTTGGCCTGGAATATGTTCGAACCTTCGAGCAGCACTGGGAGAAGCCGATTCCCGGATCGGAACACGGCGAGGTCGAGTACGCGATCACCCGCGAACGCTGGCTGGCCTTGCGCGACAAGGTAATCGGGTAG
- a CDS encoding PIN domain-containing protein — protein sequence MRGYLIDNSVWSRVDRSAAVATRVEQLLRTFAVYTTTPLILERCYSGKDAATFRALREEMDLLPRLDPDAEVSEIALSLQADLWAHKPRSAGAFDILIAAVAIRHGLTIVHYDADYEHLAEVSALGHEWVVARGSID from the coding sequence GTGAGGGGCTACCTTATTGACAACAGCGTCTGGAGTCGGGTCGACCGTAGTGCCGCTGTCGCTACTCGGGTGGAACAACTCCTGCGGACCTTCGCCGTGTACACAACGACTCCGTTGATCCTCGAACGGTGCTATTCCGGCAAGGATGCCGCTACATTTCGAGCGCTGCGTGAGGAGATGGACCTGCTCCCTCGGCTGGATCCCGACGCTGAGGTGTCCGAGATCGCGTTGAGTCTGCAGGCGGACCTATGGGCGCACAAGCCGAGATCGGCCGGGGCCTTCGACATACTGATCGCGGCCGTGGCAATTCGGCATGGGCTCACCATCGTGCACTACGACGCGGACTATGAGCATCTGGCGGAGGTTTCCGCTCTTGGCCACGAATGGGTGGTGGCACGGGGGTCGATCGACTAG